One region of Xylanimonas ulmi genomic DNA includes:
- a CDS encoding glycosyltransferase family 2 protein produces MKLFVQIPCLNEEATLPLVLASIPREIPGVDEVHILVIDDGSSDRTVEVARNLGVGHIVRHTRNMGLARSFRDGIDYALRHGADIVVNTDGDNQYPQEMIPDLVAPLLRGEADIAIGDRQTATIAHFSPFKKLMQRVGSRVVSAAAQTALPDAASGFRAYSRAALMRLSVLTQFSYTMETIIQAGNKRLKIASVPITTNPKTRPSRLFTNIWQHMGQSGKAIVRSYVMYKPYGVFVTLGVVFGVAGVVPLARFVVQWAYGRGGGHVQSVVFGTTMLVGSLLCFALMVLADLLRTNRTLSEEILERTKELQYGPAPALVRDAAGPVSDAAGPVPDDATPGSAGAEPAAVDAESGDPVVRR; encoded by the coding sequence GTGAAGTTGTTCGTCCAGATCCCCTGCCTCAACGAGGAGGCCACCCTGCCCCTCGTCCTGGCGTCGATCCCCCGGGAGATCCCCGGCGTCGACGAGGTCCACATCCTCGTGATCGACGACGGGTCGAGCGACCGGACGGTCGAGGTCGCCCGCAACCTCGGCGTCGGGCACATCGTGCGCCACACCCGCAATATGGGCCTGGCGCGCTCCTTCCGGGACGGCATCGACTACGCGCTGCGCCACGGCGCCGACATCGTCGTCAACACCGACGGCGACAACCAGTACCCGCAGGAGATGATCCCGGACCTGGTCGCGCCGCTGCTGCGCGGCGAGGCCGACATCGCGATCGGCGACCGGCAGACCGCGACCATCGCGCACTTCTCGCCGTTCAAGAAACTCATGCAGCGGGTCGGGTCGCGCGTCGTCTCGGCGGCCGCGCAGACGGCGCTGCCCGACGCCGCCTCGGGATTCCGCGCCTACTCGCGCGCCGCGCTCATGCGGCTGAGCGTGCTGACGCAGTTCAGCTACACCATGGAGACCATCATCCAGGCGGGCAACAAGCGCCTGAAGATCGCCTCGGTGCCCATCACCACCAATCCCAAGACGCGCCCGTCGCGGTTGTTCACGAACATCTGGCAGCACATGGGCCAGTCCGGCAAGGCCATCGTGCGCAGCTACGTCATGTACAAGCCGTACGGCGTGTTCGTGACCCTCGGTGTGGTCTTCGGCGTCGCGGGCGTGGTGCCGCTGGCCCGGTTCGTCGTGCAGTGGGCGTACGGTCGCGGCGGTGGGCACGTGCAGTCCGTGGTGTTCGGCACCACGATGCTGGTCGGATCGCTGCTGTGCTTCGCGCTCATGGTGCTCGCCGACCTGCTGCGCACCAACCGCACGCTCTCGGAGGAGATCCTCGAGCGGACCAAGGAGCTGCAGTACGGGCCGGCGCCCGCGCTCGTGCGCGATGCGGCCGGGCCCGTGTCCGACGCCGCTGGGCCTGTGCCCGACGACGCCACGCCAGGCTCGGCCGGCGCCGAGCCGGCTGCGGTGGACGCGGAGTCGGGTGATCCGGTGGTCCGCCGGTGA